The DNA region GGAACGGCTTGAACTTCTGGGACAGGTTCGCCGGACCTCCGGCCCGCGAGGGCGGGGGGTTCATGTAAACCTCTGTACAAGGAGGCGATCCGTGGATCGTACACAAAAAGAAGCGACGATCGCGGCTCTGCAATCGAAGCTCCAGGACACGGGCCTGGTGGTGGTCACCCACCATCTTGGCCTGACGGTGAAGGAAGTCACCGACCTGCGTGCGAAGGTTCGGGCTGCTGGCGCCAGCTTCAAAGTGACGAAGAACCGGCTCGCCCGTCGTTCCCTTCAGGGGACGCAGTTCGAGGGCCTGGACGGTCTCTTCAAGGGACCGACGGCGATCGCCTTCTCGAAGGATCCCGTCGCGGCCGCCAAGGTGGTGGCCGACTACGCGAAGACCAACGAGAAGCTGAAGATCGTCGGCGCCAGCCTCGGCACCCAGATTCTGGACGCGGAGGGGGTCAAGGCCCTCGCCTCGCTCCCGTCGCTGGACGAACTGCGTGGCCGCCTCGTGGGCATGATCCAGACCCCGGCGACCCGTATCGCCGGTGTCCTCCAGGCTCCGGGCGGCCAGGTCGCCCGCGTGCTTGCCGCCTACGCGAAGAAGGACGACGAGGCAGCCTAAGCTGGCCCGCAAGGCCAGTCGGACTCACTCGTTTTTTATACCCCCAGAACTCAAGTCGTTTGGAGTAGTAACATGGCTGATCTGCAGAAGCTCGTCGACGATCTGTCGGCCCTGACCGTCCTGGAAGCCGCCGAGCTGTCGAAGCTGCTCGAAGAGAAGTGGGGCGTCTCCGCCGCCGCTCCGGTGGCCGTCGCCGCCGCCGGCCCGGCTGCTGCCGCCGCCGCCCCGGTCGAAGAGCAGACCGAGTTCACGGTGATCCTCGCCGATGCCGGCGACAAGAAGATCAACGTGATTAAGGAAGTCCGTGCGATCACCGGCCTGGGCCTGAAGGAGGCCAAGGACCTGGTCGAGGGCGCTCCGAAGCCGGTCAAGGAAGGCGCCACGAAGGACGAGGCCGCCAAGATCAAGAAGCAGCTTGAAGAGGCCGGCGCCAAGGTCGATATTAAGTAAGACCTTGTTGCGTTACGGATCATACAGTTCCACGCCGGACGGCGGTTGGTTCCCCAGGGAACCTGCCGCCGCACGGCGTTTTCTGCCTTCCGCCGGACCGGGCTCGCCCGGCCCGGCTCTTTCCGTCCCCATCATGGGGATGGCCCGCGCGGGCGCCCTCGGGACATGTCGACACCAGTCGGCTTGATCCTGCGGTCGGTTGAACGGTCGGTATAACGCGCATCACGTACAGACGTTTGGGGACATCCATGGCCAAATCCTTTACGGGTCGTAAACGTGTTCGGAAGAGCTTCGGGCGCATCCCGGAAGTCACCCAGATGCCCAACCTCATCGAGGTGCAGCGCAGCTCCTACGATCACTTCCTGCAAATGGACGTCGCCCCGGAAAAGCGGGCGAACCTGGGCCTGCAGGAAGTCTTCAAGTCGGTCTTCCCGATCAAGGACTTCTCCGACCGCGCCGTGCTGGATTTCGTCAAGTACGAGCTTGAGCAGCCGAAGTACGACGTCGAGGAGTGCCAGCAGCGCGGCATGACCTTCGCCGCGCCGCTGAAGGTCACCCTGCGCCTGTCCGTGTTCGACGTCGAGGAGGATACCGGCCTCCGTTCGATCCGCGACATCAAGGAGCAGGACGTCTACATGGGCGACATGCCCCTGATGACGGCCAACGGCACCTTCATCATCAACGGGACCGAGCGCGTCATCGTCTCCCAGATGCACCGCAGCCCGGGCGTCTTCTTCGACCATGACAAGGGCAAGACCCACGCGTCGGGCAAGTATCTGTTCGCCGCCCGCGTCATCCCCTACCGCGGTTCCTGGCTCGACTTCGAGTTCGACGCCAAGGATCTCGTCTATGTGCGCATCGACCGCCGCCGCAAGCTGCCGGCCACCACGCTGCTGTTCGCTCTGGACGGCGCGGACACCGAGGCTCTGCGCGCCGAGCGCAAGGCGAACCGCAAGGACCTGCTGCCCTACGAGGCGCAGGGCATGTCGAAGGAAGAGATCCTCAACTACTTCTACGACACCATCACCTACTCCCGCTCCGCCGGCGGTTGGAAGACCCCGTTCAGCGCCGAGCGCATGAAGGGCGTCAAGCTGGTGTCCGACCTCGTCGATGCCGCCACCGGCGCCATCGTCGCCGAGGCCGGCGCCAAGATGACGCCGCGCGCCATCAAGAAGCTGGTCGAGGCCGGCCTGACCGAGCAGCAGGTCTCCACCGAGGAGCTGACCGGCCGCTATCTCGCCGTCGACATCATCAACGAGCGCACCGGCGAAGTCCTGTTCGAGGCCGGCGACGAGCTGTCGGCGAGCGATCTCGACAAGCTGGAGAAGACCGGCGTCGACGAGCTGCCGGTGCTGGCGATCGACCATCTGAATGTCGGCGCCTACATCCGCAACACGATGAACGCGGACCGCAACGCCAGCCGCGAAGACGCGCTGATCGACATCTACCGCGTCATGCGTCCGGGCGAGCCGCCGACCCTGGAGTCGGCCGAGGCCCTGTTCTCCGGCCTGTTCTTCGACAGCGAGCGCTACGACCTGTCGGCCGTCGGCCGCGTCAAGATGAACGCCCGTCTGAACTTCCAGACCGACGACCAGATGCGTGTTCTCCGCAAGGAGGACATCCTGGAGATCCTGAAGGTCCTGGTGAACCTGAAGGACGGCCGCGGCGAGATCGACGACATCGACCATCTCGGCAACCGCCGCGTCCGCTCGGTCGGCGAGCTGATGGAGAACCAGTACCGCGTCGGCCTGCTGCGCATGGAGCGTGCGATCCGCGAGCGCATGAGCTCGGTCGAGATCGACACGGTGATGCCGCATGACCTGATCAACGCCAAGCCGGCCGCCGCCGCCGTGCGCGAGTTCTTCGGCTCGTCGCAGCTGTCGCAGTTCATGGACCAGACCAACCCGCTGTCCGAGATCACGCACAAGCGTCGTCTCTCGGCGCTCGGCCCGGGCGGTCTGACCCGCGAGCGCGCCGGCTTCGAGGTGCGCGACGTGCATCCGACGCACTACGGCCGCATCTGCCCGATCGAGACGCCGGAAGGCCCGAACATCGGTCTGATCAACTCGCTGGCGACCTACGCCCGCGTGAACCAGTACGGCTTCATCGAAAGCCCCTACCGCAAGGTCATCGACGGCAAGGTCACCAACGAGGTGGTCTATCTGTCGGCGATGGAGGAGGGCCGCTACGTCGTCGCCCAGGCGAACGCCGAGCTGAACCCGGACAACGGCTTCGCCGCCGATCTGGTGTCCTGCCGCCAGGGCGGTGAGTACCTGATGTTCCGGCCCGAGGCGATCGACCTGATCGACGTGTCGCCGAAGCAGCTGGTGTCCGTCGCCGCGGCGCTGATCCCGTTCCTGGAGAACGACGACGCCAACCGCGCGCTGATGGGCTCGAACATGCAGCGTCAGGCGGTGCCGCTGGTGAAGGCCGACGCCCCGCTGGTCGGCACCGGCATGGAGGCGACCGTCGCCCGCGACAGCGGCGTGACCATCGTCGCCAAGCGCTCCGGCATCGTCGACCAGGTGGACGCCACCCGCATCGTCGTCCGCGCCACCGACAGCTCGGACAGCACGGCGCCGGGCGTCGACATCTACAACCTGCTGAAGTTCCAGCGCTCCAACCAGAACACCTGCATCACCCAGCGTCCGCTGGTGAAGGTCGGTGACCGGGTGAACGCCGGCGACATCGTGGCCGACGGCCCGTCGACCGATCTGGGCGAGCTGGCGCTCGGCCGGAACGTGCTCGTCGCGTTCATGCCGTGGAACGGCTACAACTTCGAGGACTCGATCCTCATCAACGAGCGCATCGTCAAGGACGACGTCTTCACCTCGATCCACATCGAGGAATTCGAGGTCATGGCCCGCGACACCAAGCTGGGCCAGGAGGAAATCACCCGCGACATTCCCAACGTGGGTGAGGAGGCTCTGAAGAACCTCGACGAGGCCGGCATCGTCTATATCGGCGCCGAGGTCCGTCCGGGCGACATCCTGGTCGGCAAGGTGACGCCGAAGGGCGAGAGCCCGATGACGCCGGAAGAGAAGCTGCTGCGCGCCATCTTCGGCGAGAAGGCCTCGGACGTCCGCGACACCTCGCTGCGCCTGCCGCCGGGCGTCGTCGGCACCATCGTCGAGGTCCGCGTGTTCAGCCGCCGCGGCGTCGACAAGGACGAGCGCGCGCTCGCCATCGAACGGGCCGAGATCGAGAAGCTGGCCAAGGACCGCGACGACGAGCGCGGCATCCTGGAGCGCAGCTTCTACACCCGCCTGAAGGAAGTGCTGATCGGCCAGACCGCGCAGTCCGGCCCGAAGGGCATGAAGGGCGGCACCGTGCTGACCGACGAGGTGCTGGCCGGCCTGTCGAAGGGCCTGTGGCGCCAGATCGCCATCGCCGACGAGCAGGTGATGGAGACCGTCGAGAACCTGGCCAAGGTGTTCGACGACTCGATCAAGGCCCTGCAGGACCGCTTCGAGAACAAGGTCGACAAACTCCAGCGCGGTGACGAGCTGCCGCCGGGCGTCATGAAGATGGTCAAGGTCTTCGTCGCGGTGAAGCGCAAGCTTCAGCCGGGCGACAAGATGGCCGGCCGTCACGGCAACAAGGGTGTCGTCTCGCGCATCATCCCGCAGGAGGACATGCCCTATCTGGAGGACGGCACCCCGGTCGATCTGGTGCTGAACCCGCTGGGCGTGCCGTCGCGCATGAATGTCGGTCAGATCCTGGAGACCCATCTCGGTTGGGCCGCCTCGGGTCTCGGCAAGCAGATCGGCCGCGCGGTCGACCAGTACCGTCTGGCGATCCGCCAGAAGGCCGAAGGCGCTCCCCAGCTGGAGGCCCTGCGCGGCACGCTGAAGTCGGCGTATGGCGAGGTGACCTACAATGAGGACATCGCCGACATGACCGACGGCGAGCTGCTGGAGCTCGGCGGCAACCTGCGCAAGGGCGTGCCCTTCGCGACGCCGGTCTTCGACGGCGCCCGCGAGGAGGACATCTGCGTCCATCTGGAACGCGCCGGCTTCGACCGGTCGGGCCAGTCGACGCTGGTGGACGGCCGTACCGGCGAGACCTTCGACCGCAAGGTGACCGTCGGCTACATCTACATGCTGAAGCTGCACCACCTGGTGGACGACAAGATCCACGCCCGGTCGATCGGCCCCTACTCGCTGGTCACCCAGCAGCCGCTGGGCGGCAAGGCCCAGTTCGGCGGTCAGCGCTTCGGTGAGATGGAGGTGTGGGCGCTGGAAGCCTACGGCGCCGCCTACACGCTGCAGGAAATGCTGACGGTGAAGTCGGACGACGTGTCCGGCCGCACCAAGGTCTACGAGGCCATCGTCCGCGGCGACGACAACTTCGAGGCCGGCATTCCGGAGTCGTTCAACGTGCTGGTCAAGGAGCTGCGCTCGCTCGGCCTGAACGTCGAACTGAACCAGCGGTCCTACTGAGCCGATTTGACGTGACCAAACCCCGGAACGGCGTGTTCGTCGTTCCGGGGTCATGCACTGCCCTTAACCGACAACGCGGCGATGCCAGCGGGAGACGGTCATGAATGAGTTGATGAACATTTTCGGCCAGGTCCAGGGGCCGCAGAGCTTCGATCAGATCCGCATCCAGATCGCGAGCCCCGAGCGGATCCGGTCCTGGTCCTACGGCGAGATCAAGAAGCCGGAAACCATCAACTACCGCACCTTCAAGCCGGAGCGCGACGGCCTGTTCTGCGCCCGCATCTTCGGCCCGATCAAGGATTACGAGTGCTTGTGCGGCAAGTACAAGCGCATGAAGTATCGCGGCATCATCTGCGAGAAGTGCGGCGTCGAGGTCACGCTGTCGAAGGTCCGGCGCGAGCGCATGGGCCATATCGAGCTGGCGTCCCCCGTCGCGCATATCTGGTTCCTGAAGTCGCTGCCGAGCCGCATCGGCCTGCTGCTCGACATGACGCTCAAGGATCTGGAGCGCATCCTCTATTTCGAGAACTACGTCGTCATCGAACCGGGCCTCACCCCGCTCAAGCTGCATTCGCTGCTGAGCGAGGAGGAGTACATGAACGCCCAGGATGAATACGGCGAGGACGCCTTCACCGCGTCGATCGGCGCCGAGGCGCTGCGCATCATGCTGTCGGCGCTCGACCTCGACGAGGAGAAGAAGCGCTGCCGTGAGGATCTGCGCGACACCAACTCCGAGGCCAAGCGCAAGAAGCTGGTCAAGCGCCTGAAGCTGATCGACGCCTTCCTGGCCTCGCAGTCGCGGCCCGAATGGATGATCCTGGAAGTCATTCCGGTGATCCCGCCCGAGCTGCGTCCGCTGGTCCCGCTCGACGGCGGCCGCTTCGCCACCTCCGACCTGAACGACCTGTACCGCCGCGTCATCAACCGCAACAACCGCCTGAAGCGGCTGATCGAGCTGAAGGCGCCGGACATCATCGTGCGCAACGAGAAGCGCATGCTTCAGGAGGCCGTCGACGCGCTGTTCGACAACGGCCGCCGTGGCCGCGTCATCACCGGCGCCAACAAGCGTCCGCTGAAGTCGCTGTCCGACATGCTGAAGGGCAAGCAGGGCCGCTTCCGTCAGAACCTGCTCGGCAAGCGCGTCGATTACTCGGGCCGTTCGGTCATCGTCGTCGGTCCGGAGCTGAAGCTGCACCAGTGCGGCCTGCCGAAGAAGATGGCGCTGGAGCTGTTCAAGCCCTTCATCTACGCCAAGCTGGAGCTCTATGGCCTTGCCTCCACCATCAAGGCCGCCAAGCGGATGGTGGAAAAGGAACGTCCCGAGGTGTGGGACATCCTG from Azospirillum sp. B510 includes:
- the rplJ gene encoding 50S ribosomal protein L10, whose product is MDRTQKEATIAALQSKLQDTGLVVVTHHLGLTVKEVTDLRAKVRAAGASFKVTKNRLARRSLQGTQFEGLDGLFKGPTAIAFSKDPVAAAKVVADYAKTNEKLKIVGASLGTQILDAEGVKALASLPSLDELRGRLVGMIQTPATRIAGVLQAPGGQVARVLAAYAKKDDEAA
- the rplL gene encoding 50S ribosomal protein L7/L12, whose protein sequence is MADLQKLVDDLSALTVLEAAELSKLLEEKWGVSAAAPVAVAAAGPAAAAAAPVEEQTEFTVILADAGDKKINVIKEVRAITGLGLKEAKDLVEGAPKPVKEGATKDEAAKIKKQLEEAGAKVDIK
- the rpoB gene encoding DNA-directed RNA polymerase subunit beta, coding for MAKSFTGRKRVRKSFGRIPEVTQMPNLIEVQRSSYDHFLQMDVAPEKRANLGLQEVFKSVFPIKDFSDRAVLDFVKYELEQPKYDVEECQQRGMTFAAPLKVTLRLSVFDVEEDTGLRSIRDIKEQDVYMGDMPLMTANGTFIINGTERVIVSQMHRSPGVFFDHDKGKTHASGKYLFAARVIPYRGSWLDFEFDAKDLVYVRIDRRRKLPATTLLFALDGADTEALRAERKANRKDLLPYEAQGMSKEEILNYFYDTITYSRSAGGWKTPFSAERMKGVKLVSDLVDAATGAIVAEAGAKMTPRAIKKLVEAGLTEQQVSTEELTGRYLAVDIINERTGEVLFEAGDELSASDLDKLEKTGVDELPVLAIDHLNVGAYIRNTMNADRNASREDALIDIYRVMRPGEPPTLESAEALFSGLFFDSERYDLSAVGRVKMNARLNFQTDDQMRVLRKEDILEILKVLVNLKDGRGEIDDIDHLGNRRVRSVGELMENQYRVGLLRMERAIRERMSSVEIDTVMPHDLINAKPAAAAVREFFGSSQLSQFMDQTNPLSEITHKRRLSALGPGGLTRERAGFEVRDVHPTHYGRICPIETPEGPNIGLINSLATYARVNQYGFIESPYRKVIDGKVTNEVVYLSAMEEGRYVVAQANAELNPDNGFAADLVSCRQGGEYLMFRPEAIDLIDVSPKQLVSVAAALIPFLENDDANRALMGSNMQRQAVPLVKADAPLVGTGMEATVARDSGVTIVAKRSGIVDQVDATRIVVRATDSSDSTAPGVDIYNLLKFQRSNQNTCITQRPLVKVGDRVNAGDIVADGPSTDLGELALGRNVLVAFMPWNGYNFEDSILINERIVKDDVFTSIHIEEFEVMARDTKLGQEEITRDIPNVGEEALKNLDEAGIVYIGAEVRPGDILVGKVTPKGESPMTPEEKLLRAIFGEKASDVRDTSLRLPPGVVGTIVEVRVFSRRGVDKDERALAIERAEIEKLAKDRDDERGILERSFYTRLKEVLIGQTAQSGPKGMKGGTVLTDEVLAGLSKGLWRQIAIADEQVMETVENLAKVFDDSIKALQDRFENKVDKLQRGDELPPGVMKMVKVFVAVKRKLQPGDKMAGRHGNKGVVSRIIPQEDMPYLEDGTPVDLVLNPLGVPSRMNVGQILETHLGWAASGLGKQIGRAVDQYRLAIRQKAEGAPQLEALRGTLKSAYGEVTYNEDIADMTDGELLELGGNLRKGVPFATPVFDGAREEDICVHLERAGFDRSGQSTLVDGRTGETFDRKVTVGYIYMLKLHHLVDDKIHARSIGPYSLVTQQPLGGKAQFGGQRFGEMEVWALEAYGAAYTLQEMLTVKSDDVSGRTKVYEAIVRGDDNFEAGIPESFNVLVKELRSLGLNVELNQRSY